A single window of Lepisosteus oculatus isolate fLepOcu1 chromosome 29, fLepOcu1.hap2, whole genome shotgun sequence DNA harbors:
- the ushbp1 gene encoding colorectal mutant cancer protein isoform X2: MEGTDRLRGWEKLSSHGSGTEGEPPQVSSEEQGTARNKEPQKCEDCTPGPTDPLAQELAQCEEEVDTLLRVIAELNGKMSGLQNPRVQGEETAPAPSSLSPGSECSPLSQCPLQDGDPQPEVSLPGQGGSAELWEEMQRILTALETSVHSRRTWADPSTACDEEKHAEHLRAARESWVQVTKVLEEMEREFGISYPSALPPEERRQLQRDTLTYHQRNHDLRQSLRQREEEISRSKVMLSGLQEERDRMKVKLLGLLTSLQSAGSLSPPTSPSSSSSGALSPCWTSPTCPGSPQQPHRPGQAAPGSDSAGDGAPSTPSSPAGGVSPFPAPQPSRIVGFESETDRLQRCIERLKSRNDRLSAALERRKGESEQISMTLGKHEANCTALQLALKYSEECEEAYGELLSLYRDRKREDSKETPQAASFAKEKEQPRGPVQECSRPQTGESPNLTLGDAVDEAQPTENRDLPASGEQEKEIRARIKKLRQDRAAVCVPEQEPDGERRPSPDTDTLPGSRGQEAAGPHSPRKEKAALLQELVAVREEMSELRAEIRLAEKERRCLEWTLTAQGAQETAQELIVDILREELEDRRAGGQRSPELADPQVPGTGVSGPRNRTMLREIQAALLREQALRKRVGALRGSLEAMLTESATRRRQSEGLAAQLTQAHSSVAGAYRNARRKYREQLRQLERQVAAILERHSSQVGGLKGALQALEWRKEETVL; encoded by the exons ATGgaagggacagacagactgagggGCTGGGAGAAGCTATCTTCTCATGGATCTGGAACAGAGGGAGAG CCCCCACAGGTCTCCTCTGAGGAACAGGGAACTGCCAGAAATAAGGAGCCCCAAAAATGTGAGGACTGTACCCCAGGCCCTACTGATCCCTTGGCCCAGGAGCTGGCCCAGTGTGAAGAGGAGGTGGACACCTTGCTGAGGGTGATAGCAGAGCTCAATGGGAAGATGAGTGGACTGCAGAATCCAAG GGTCCAAGGAGAAGAGACAGCGCCAGCACCCAGCAGTCTCAGTCCAGGGTCTGAGTGCAGTCCTCTGTCTCAGTGTCCCCTCCAAGATGGCGACCCACAGCCTGAGGTTTCACTTCCTGGACAAG GTGGCAGTGCtgaactgtgggaagaaatGCAGAGGATCCTGACTGCTCTGGAGACTTCCGTTCACAGCAGGAGAACGTGGGCTGACCCAAGCACCGCCTGTGACGAAGAGAAACACGCAGAGCACCTGAGAGCAGCCAGGGAGAGCTGGGTCCAGGTCACCAAG GTCCTGgaagagatggagagagaatTTGGGATCTCCTACCCTTCAGCACTGCCCCCTGAAGAGCGGCGACAGCTCCAGAGAGACACCCTCACCTACCACCAGCGAAACCACGACCTCCGGCAGAGCTTGCGCCAGCGGGAGGAAGAGATCAGCCGGTCAAAGGTCATGCTGAGCGGGCTGCAGGAAGAGCGCGACCGGATGAAAGTGAAG CTGCTGGGTCTCCTGACTAGCCTGCAGAGTGCGGGCAGTCTCTCCCCTCCTACCAGCccctccagctcctccagtggAGCCCTTAGCCCCTGCTGGACCTCGCCGACTTGCCCCGGATCCCCCCAGCAGCCTCATCGCCCAGGTCAGGCTGCTCCTGGCTCAGACTCTGCAGGAGATGGAGCACCTTCCACCCCCTCTTCTCCCGCCGGTGGAGTGTCGCCTTTTCCTGCCCCCCAGCCTTCTAGAATCGTCGGCTTCGAGAGCGAAACCGACCGCCTGCAGAG GTGCATCGAGAGGCTGAAGTCGCGGAATGACCGTCTGTCCGCGGCGCTGGAGAGGAGGAAAGGCGAGTCGGAGCAGATCAGCATGACACTGGGCAAACATGAGGCCAACTGCACAGCCCTCCAGCTGGCTCTGAAGTACAG TGAAGAGTGTGAGGAGGCCTACGGCGAGCTCCTGTCACTGTACAGGGACAGGAAACGCGAGGACAGCAAGGAGACACCTCAGGCTGCAA gcTTTGCCAAGGAGAAAGAGCAGCCACGTGGCCCTGTCCAGGAATGCAGTCGCCCCCAGACAGGGGAGTCCCCTAACTTAACACTAGGGGACGCTGTGGATGAAGCCCAGCCTACAGAGAACAG GGATCTGCCTGCTTCGGGAGAGCAGGAGAAGGAGATTCGGGCCCGGATCAAGAAGCTGCGGCAGGACAGGGCAGCGGTCTGCGTGCCGGAGCAGGAGCCAGACGGAGAAAGACGACCCAGCCCAGATACAGACACCCTGCCTGGGAGCAGGGGCCAGGAAGCAGCAGGGCCTCACAGCCCCAGGAAAGAGAAAGCTGCATTGCTACAGGAGTTAGTCGCTGTCAGG GAGGAAATGTCAGAGCTGCGGGCGGAGATCAGGCTGGCGGAGAAGGAGAGGCGCTGTCTGGAGTGGACGCTAACTGCTCAGGGGGCACAGGAGACGGCTCAGGAGCTGATCGTGGACATCCTGAGAGAAGAGCTGGAGGACAGGCGGGCCGGAGGGCAG AGATCTCCAGAACTGGCAGATCCACAAGTTCCCGGTACAGGGGTCTCAGGACCCCGAAATCGGACAATGCTCAGAGAGATCCAGGCTGCCCTACTGCG GGAGCAGGCGCTGAGGAAACGAGTGGGGGCTCTGCGGGGCTCTCTAGAGGCCATGCTGACAGAGAGCGCCACCCGCAGGCGACAGAGTGAAGGGCTGGCAGCGCAACTCACCCAGGCTCACAG caGCGTGGCCGGCGCTTACAGGAACGCCCGCAGGAAGTACCGGGAACAGCTGCGGCAGCTGGAGAGGCAGGTGGCGGCGATACTGGAGCGGCACAGCAGCCAGGTCGGGGGGCTGAAGGGGGCGCTGCAGGCCTTGGAGTGGAGGAAAGAGGAGACAGTGCTGTGA
- the ushbp1 gene encoding colorectal mutant cancer protein isoform X1: MEGTDRLRGWEKLSSHGSGTEGEPPQVSSEEQGTARNKEPQKCEDCTPGPTDPLAQELAQCEEEVDTLLRVIAELNGKMSGLQNPRCTPAVRLTSSTISPENLVQGEETAPAPSSLSPGSECSPLSQCPLQDGDPQPEVSLPGQGGSAELWEEMQRILTALETSVHSRRTWADPSTACDEEKHAEHLRAARESWVQVTKVLEEMEREFGISYPSALPPEERRQLQRDTLTYHQRNHDLRQSLRQREEEISRSKVMLSGLQEERDRMKVKLLGLLTSLQSAGSLSPPTSPSSSSSGALSPCWTSPTCPGSPQQPHRPGQAAPGSDSAGDGAPSTPSSPAGGVSPFPAPQPSRIVGFESETDRLQRCIERLKSRNDRLSAALERRKGESEQISMTLGKHEANCTALQLALKYSEECEEAYGELLSLYRDRKREDSKETPQAASFAKEKEQPRGPVQECSRPQTGESPNLTLGDAVDEAQPTENRDLPASGEQEKEIRARIKKLRQDRAAVCVPEQEPDGERRPSPDTDTLPGSRGQEAAGPHSPRKEKAALLQELVAVREEMSELRAEIRLAEKERRCLEWTLTAQGAQETAQELIVDILREELEDRRAGGQRSPELADPQVPGTGVSGPRNRTMLREIQAALLREQALRKRVGALRGSLEAMLTESATRRRQSEGLAAQLTQAHSSVAGAYRNARRKYREQLRQLERQVAAILERHSSQVGGLKGALQALEWRKEETVL, translated from the exons ATGgaagggacagacagactgagggGCTGGGAGAAGCTATCTTCTCATGGATCTGGAACAGAGGGAGAG CCCCCACAGGTCTCCTCTGAGGAACAGGGAACTGCCAGAAATAAGGAGCCCCAAAAATGTGAGGACTGTACCCCAGGCCCTACTGATCCCTTGGCCCAGGAGCTGGCCCAGTGTGAAGAGGAGGTGGACACCTTGCTGAGGGTGATAGCAGAGCTCAATGGGAAGATGAGTGGACTGCAGAATCCAAGGTGCACACCAGCAGTCAGGCTGACCTCCAGCACTATCTCCCCAGAAAACTT GGTCCAAGGAGAAGAGACAGCGCCAGCACCCAGCAGTCTCAGTCCAGGGTCTGAGTGCAGTCCTCTGTCTCAGTGTCCCCTCCAAGATGGCGACCCACAGCCTGAGGTTTCACTTCCTGGACAAG GTGGCAGTGCtgaactgtgggaagaaatGCAGAGGATCCTGACTGCTCTGGAGACTTCCGTTCACAGCAGGAGAACGTGGGCTGACCCAAGCACCGCCTGTGACGAAGAGAAACACGCAGAGCACCTGAGAGCAGCCAGGGAGAGCTGGGTCCAGGTCACCAAG GTCCTGgaagagatggagagagaatTTGGGATCTCCTACCCTTCAGCACTGCCCCCTGAAGAGCGGCGACAGCTCCAGAGAGACACCCTCACCTACCACCAGCGAAACCACGACCTCCGGCAGAGCTTGCGCCAGCGGGAGGAAGAGATCAGCCGGTCAAAGGTCATGCTGAGCGGGCTGCAGGAAGAGCGCGACCGGATGAAAGTGAAG CTGCTGGGTCTCCTGACTAGCCTGCAGAGTGCGGGCAGTCTCTCCCCTCCTACCAGCccctccagctcctccagtggAGCCCTTAGCCCCTGCTGGACCTCGCCGACTTGCCCCGGATCCCCCCAGCAGCCTCATCGCCCAGGTCAGGCTGCTCCTGGCTCAGACTCTGCAGGAGATGGAGCACCTTCCACCCCCTCTTCTCCCGCCGGTGGAGTGTCGCCTTTTCCTGCCCCCCAGCCTTCTAGAATCGTCGGCTTCGAGAGCGAAACCGACCGCCTGCAGAG GTGCATCGAGAGGCTGAAGTCGCGGAATGACCGTCTGTCCGCGGCGCTGGAGAGGAGGAAAGGCGAGTCGGAGCAGATCAGCATGACACTGGGCAAACATGAGGCCAACTGCACAGCCCTCCAGCTGGCTCTGAAGTACAG TGAAGAGTGTGAGGAGGCCTACGGCGAGCTCCTGTCACTGTACAGGGACAGGAAACGCGAGGACAGCAAGGAGACACCTCAGGCTGCAA gcTTTGCCAAGGAGAAAGAGCAGCCACGTGGCCCTGTCCAGGAATGCAGTCGCCCCCAGACAGGGGAGTCCCCTAACTTAACACTAGGGGACGCTGTGGATGAAGCCCAGCCTACAGAGAACAG GGATCTGCCTGCTTCGGGAGAGCAGGAGAAGGAGATTCGGGCCCGGATCAAGAAGCTGCGGCAGGACAGGGCAGCGGTCTGCGTGCCGGAGCAGGAGCCAGACGGAGAAAGACGACCCAGCCCAGATACAGACACCCTGCCTGGGAGCAGGGGCCAGGAAGCAGCAGGGCCTCACAGCCCCAGGAAAGAGAAAGCTGCATTGCTACAGGAGTTAGTCGCTGTCAGG GAGGAAATGTCAGAGCTGCGGGCGGAGATCAGGCTGGCGGAGAAGGAGAGGCGCTGTCTGGAGTGGACGCTAACTGCTCAGGGGGCACAGGAGACGGCTCAGGAGCTGATCGTGGACATCCTGAGAGAAGAGCTGGAGGACAGGCGGGCCGGAGGGCAG AGATCTCCAGAACTGGCAGATCCACAAGTTCCCGGTACAGGGGTCTCAGGACCCCGAAATCGGACAATGCTCAGAGAGATCCAGGCTGCCCTACTGCG GGAGCAGGCGCTGAGGAAACGAGTGGGGGCTCTGCGGGGCTCTCTAGAGGCCATGCTGACAGAGAGCGCCACCCGCAGGCGACAGAGTGAAGGGCTGGCAGCGCAACTCACCCAGGCTCACAG caGCGTGGCCGGCGCTTACAGGAACGCCCGCAGGAAGTACCGGGAACAGCTGCGGCAGCTGGAGAGGCAGGTGGCGGCGATACTGGAGCGGCACAGCAGCCAGGTCGGGGGGCTGAAGGGGGCGCTGCAGGCCTTGGAGTGGAGGAAAGAGGAGACAGTGCTGTGA
- the ushbp1 gene encoding colorectal mutant cancer protein isoform X3, which produces MEGTDRLRGWEKLSSHGSGTEGEPPQVSSEEQGTARNKEPQKCEDCTPGPTDPLAQELAQCEEEVDTLLRVIAELNGKMSGLQNPRCTPAVRLTSSTISPENLVQGEETAPAPSSLSPGSECSPLSQCPLQDGDPQPEVSLPGQGGSAELWEEMQRILTALETSVHSRRTWADPSTACDEEKHAEHLRAARESWVQVTKVLEEMEREFGISYPSALPPEERRQLQRDTLTYHQRNHDLRQSLRQREEEISRSKVMLSGLQEERDRMKVKLLGLLTSLQSAGSLSPPTSPSSSSSGALSPCWTSPTCPGSPQQPHRPGQAAPGSDSAGDGAPSTPSSPAGGVSPFPAPQPSRIVGFESETDRLQRCIERLKSRNDRLSAALERRKGESEQISMTLGKHEANCTALQLALKYSEECEEAYGELLSLYRDRKREDSKETPQAASFAKEKEQPRGPVQECSRPQTGESPNLTLGDAVDEAQPTENRDLPASGEQEKEIRARIKKLRQDRAAVCVPEQEPDGERRPSPDTDTLPGSRGQEAAGPHSPRKEKAALLQELVAVRCRSRRKCQSCGRRSGWRRRRGAVWSGR; this is translated from the exons ATGgaagggacagacagactgagggGCTGGGAGAAGCTATCTTCTCATGGATCTGGAACAGAGGGAGAG CCCCCACAGGTCTCCTCTGAGGAACAGGGAACTGCCAGAAATAAGGAGCCCCAAAAATGTGAGGACTGTACCCCAGGCCCTACTGATCCCTTGGCCCAGGAGCTGGCCCAGTGTGAAGAGGAGGTGGACACCTTGCTGAGGGTGATAGCAGAGCTCAATGGGAAGATGAGTGGACTGCAGAATCCAAGGTGCACACCAGCAGTCAGGCTGACCTCCAGCACTATCTCCCCAGAAAACTT GGTCCAAGGAGAAGAGACAGCGCCAGCACCCAGCAGTCTCAGTCCAGGGTCTGAGTGCAGTCCTCTGTCTCAGTGTCCCCTCCAAGATGGCGACCCACAGCCTGAGGTTTCACTTCCTGGACAAG GTGGCAGTGCtgaactgtgggaagaaatGCAGAGGATCCTGACTGCTCTGGAGACTTCCGTTCACAGCAGGAGAACGTGGGCTGACCCAAGCACCGCCTGTGACGAAGAGAAACACGCAGAGCACCTGAGAGCAGCCAGGGAGAGCTGGGTCCAGGTCACCAAG GTCCTGgaagagatggagagagaatTTGGGATCTCCTACCCTTCAGCACTGCCCCCTGAAGAGCGGCGACAGCTCCAGAGAGACACCCTCACCTACCACCAGCGAAACCACGACCTCCGGCAGAGCTTGCGCCAGCGGGAGGAAGAGATCAGCCGGTCAAAGGTCATGCTGAGCGGGCTGCAGGAAGAGCGCGACCGGATGAAAGTGAAG CTGCTGGGTCTCCTGACTAGCCTGCAGAGTGCGGGCAGTCTCTCCCCTCCTACCAGCccctccagctcctccagtggAGCCCTTAGCCCCTGCTGGACCTCGCCGACTTGCCCCGGATCCCCCCAGCAGCCTCATCGCCCAGGTCAGGCTGCTCCTGGCTCAGACTCTGCAGGAGATGGAGCACCTTCCACCCCCTCTTCTCCCGCCGGTGGAGTGTCGCCTTTTCCTGCCCCCCAGCCTTCTAGAATCGTCGGCTTCGAGAGCGAAACCGACCGCCTGCAGAG GTGCATCGAGAGGCTGAAGTCGCGGAATGACCGTCTGTCCGCGGCGCTGGAGAGGAGGAAAGGCGAGTCGGAGCAGATCAGCATGACACTGGGCAAACATGAGGCCAACTGCACAGCCCTCCAGCTGGCTCTGAAGTACAG TGAAGAGTGTGAGGAGGCCTACGGCGAGCTCCTGTCACTGTACAGGGACAGGAAACGCGAGGACAGCAAGGAGACACCTCAGGCTGCAA gcTTTGCCAAGGAGAAAGAGCAGCCACGTGGCCCTGTCCAGGAATGCAGTCGCCCCCAGACAGGGGAGTCCCCTAACTTAACACTAGGGGACGCTGTGGATGAAGCCCAGCCTACAGAGAACAG GGATCTGCCTGCTTCGGGAGAGCAGGAGAAGGAGATTCGGGCCCGGATCAAGAAGCTGCGGCAGGACAGGGCAGCGGTCTGCGTGCCGGAGCAGGAGCCAGACGGAGAAAGACGACCCAGCCCAGATACAGACACCCTGCCTGGGAGCAGGGGCCAGGAAGCAGCAGGGCCTCACAGCCCCAGGAAAGAGAAAGCTGCATTGCTACAGGAGTTAGTCGCTGTCAGG TGCCGTTCCAGGAGGAAATGTCAGAGCTGCGGGCGGAGATCAGGCTGGCGGAGAAGGAGAGGCGCTGTCTGGAGTGGACGCTAA
- the babam1 gene encoding BRISC and BRCA1-A complex member 1 produces MFFGGIDIIAAMDEPEPGPADGEERAVELRPQTRSNPEGAEDRRSSNPQPAVGSRSEGEGEASASDSPPSAAAAASASAAGAAAASAANAAAKERPKAAQSSPAPPAPTTDFQLRAPRVNCPEKVIICLDLSEEMSLQKLESFNGSKTNALNISQKMIEMFVRTKHKIDKRHEFALVVVNDDALWLSGFTSDPRELCSCLYDLETNVCESFNLEDLLNLILQKIELPQMENVQTIPPPYVVRTLLIYSRHAGQQQFSPSEAVNKMLQSPYFFFDVVYLHNGAEEQNDECSWKDVYTSFCDLDTKGTCYQFEVSLCGPAIELHNCMAKLLSHPLQRPFQSHASYSLLEGEELQEIEATV; encoded by the exons ATGTTTTTTGGGGGAATTGATATTATT GCCGCCATGGATGAGCCCGAGCCCGGCCCGGCGGACGGAGAGGAGAGGGCGGTGGAGCTGAGACCGCAGACCCGCTCGAACCCCGAGGGCGCGGAGGACCGCCGCAGCAGCAATCCCCAGCCCGCGGTGGGCAGCAGGAGCGAGGGCGAAGGCGAGGCGTCCGCCAGCGACAGCCCGCCCAGCGCTGCTGCTGCCGCCAGCGCCTCTGCGGCCGGGGCTGCTGCCGCCAGCGCTGCCAACGCGGCTGCCAAGGAGAGACCCAAAGCGGCGCAGTCCTCCCCCGCACCCCCGGCCCCCACCACCGACTTCCAGCTGAGGGCACCTCGAGTGAACTGTCCAGAGAAAGTG ATAATATGTCTTGACCTGTCAGAGGAGATGTCACTGCAGAAGCTTGAGTCTTTCAATGG ATCGAAAACCAACGCCCTGAATATCTCACAGAAGATGATAGAGATGTTTGTGAGAACAAAACACAAGATTGACAAGCGCCATGAGTTTGCCCTGGTCGTGGTCAATGATGATGCCTTGTGG TTGTCTGGCTTCACATCGGATCCCAGGGAGCTGTGCAGCTGCCTCTATGACTTGGAGACAAATGTCTGCGAGTCTTTTA ATCTTGAGGACCTTTTAAATTTGAT CCTCCAAAAGATTGAGCTGCCGCAGATGGAGAACGTGCAGACCATCCCACCCCCCTACGTGGTGAGGACCCTGCTCATCTACAGCCGACACGCCGGACAGCAGCAGTTCAGCCCTTCGGAGGCTGTCAAT AAGATGCTACAGTCTCCCTATTTCTTCTTTGATGTGGTGTACTTGCACAATGGAGCGGAGGAGCAGAACGACGAGTGCAGCTGGAAG GATGTGTACACCTCCTTCTGTGACCTGGACACCAAGGGCACCTGCTACCAGTTTGAAGTCTCGCTGTGCGGCCCTGCGATCGAGCTGCACAACTGCATGGCCAAGCTGCTCTCCCACCCCTTACAGAGGCCCTTCCAGAGCCACGCCTCCTACAGCCTCCTGGAGGGCGAGGAGCTTCAGGAGATCGAAGCCACAGTGTGA
- the LOC107079681 gene encoding uncharacterized protein, protein MSFNHEELAERLCKAVNVGDPRQVEALLVQGADPSLVLQKGAAAVHLASGKETEKRIRCLRLLLQHGADPNVRSVDDLTPLHIAALWGCYQNLRLLLQNGGDPSLKDQDGNRAADLAKQQDNRKCAQLLQEYQSYSLLQPEKEDLLRYEYSFYDGETSRDSFPIGDNCTSMSHNLSLLSDCGDGPLSSTRRSLRDSSCLNLSAISTRPSWGGGCRLSGQPDFSQLRGPFSQDWSHTRISTAGGRALGEILPVLQEHVPLSACSLQPQEGELCSFPEGSSEPPSRSPEPVDTPVCASRRASRKSVSFKQVNEYFPASAPTSPLRPAAEEGRPMADVTFDPSEYPEFLDADRLANVLSSQGIDVTSPDHVFVFSRGSDSAGADLDKTQVGFWPSAGEEEGGEPEEVEPVPPVQPPPPRNSSSSCSSSSQYSSCDSEPYTSAVEASFHHRLASVEEEQDTDTAQDRNPRGAPRQEIAPSSFSELKTTSAELGNTLSKSPSLQEVSRQGNSNESCLLGNGSVVYELGQSPCSPTMATVPVQRSITSPILDQEEAALRAMLNAWMLSSKIPLRDHGAGVQEGIADTTSADPTEVERHSCPGKGNEPTRDDLISPRLCSASKALPAAEEERPLVPSPFVTGRTKSRQSRCFLRTNSSSSASPSSSSLFDDTLPIPVRLCRRNPKRHDDSAAAKGGPRSCSVTDGKEDSLLVAALQSTQDCQTNTPVGEGNPSSLDRGVSQADTVILSGSLADTVILSGSLVDTVILGKSTNGCSSGPQEETAPEVLPGAEDFMTDDLSSSGGEGVKSGLGRDGWWVADERPRPTERCQRQQSCMTGDLDSSNPQVKHTSSTEKQMAFLSSHKSPETQRRAPLTPGSGYTPRYSISRLSARHQAERLADLSYTPGGRPLMVDADEPIEYLYTDTEQGHTLIECHVPPTANSTLISSEAECDTTTSEDTVLYNWRSFQASPTKDKENRLPQNEVSTEIRGLSDRELRRRLKELGEDPGPINKTTRPLYLQQLKRLKSDSYVRQPKNNPGYSQELAVSLHTFQLPECHADELALCQQFDQPDQNRKWREGVVKSSFNYLLLDPRVTKNLPARSPSLSPAECFRVFVSAIFYVGKGKRSRPYSHLYEALDYYRGDKTSKKLCSKVQHILQVWATGQGVISLHCFQNVIPVEAYTREACMVDAIGLKMLTNQKRGDYYGVVATWPMKRRRDLGVRLLHRTMQIFLAEGERQLRPADLRVGR, encoded by the exons ATGAGTTTCAATCACGAAGAATTGGCCGAGCGGCTGTGTAAGGCCGTGAATGTTGGAGATCCTAG GCAGGTGGAGGCGCTGCTCGTGCAGGGGGCCGACCCCAGCCTGGTCCTGCAGAAGGGGGCGGCCGCTGTGCACCTGGCCTCCGGGAAGGAGACGGAGAAGCGGATCCGCTGCCTGAGGCTCCTCCTGCAGCACGGCGCCGACCCCAACGTCAG GTCTGTGGATGACCTGACACCCTTGCATATAGCTGCACTATGGGGTTGCTACCAGAATCTCAGGCTTCTGCTGCAGAACGGAGGAGACCCCAGTCTTAAAGACCAG GATGGGAACAGGGCTGCTGACCTGGCCAAGCAGCAGGACAACCGAAAGTGCGCCCAGCTTCTGCAGGAGTACCAGTCTTACAGTCTGTTGCAGCCAGAAAAGGAAGACCTGCTCAGATATGAATACT CTTTTTATGACGGTGAAACCAGCAGAGACAGTTTCCCTATTGGGGACAACTGCACATCTATGAGCCACAACCTGTCTTTGCTCAGCGACTGTGGTGATGGACCACTAAGTAGCACTCGGAGGTCCTTGCGTGATTCTAGTTGTCTGAACCTGTCGGCAATTTCCACCAGACCCAGCTGGGGGGGTGGGTGTCGTCTATCGGGACAgcctgacttttcccagctgcGTGGGCCTTTCAGCCAGGACTGGAGCCACACTCGGATTTCAACGGCAGGTGGAAGAGCCCTCGGTGAGATCCTGCCAGTGCTGCAGGAGCACGTTCCTCTCTCCGCTTGTTCGCTCCAGCCCCAGGAAGGGGAGCTGTGCTCGTTTCCAGAGGGCTCGTCGGAACCCCCGTCTCGCAGTCCCGAGCCTGTGGACACACCCGTGTGCGCTAGCCGCCGTGCAAGCCGGAAAAGTGTGAGTTTCAAGCAGGTGAACGAGTATTTCCCTGCGTCCGCCCCGACGTCTCCCCTGCGGCCCGCAGCTGAGGAAGGCCGTCCCATGGCCGACGTTACTTTTGATCCCTCGGAATACCCGGAATTCCTGGACGCGGACCGCTTGGCAAACGTCTTGAGCTCTCAGGGGATCGATGTGACCTCTCCGGATCACGTCTTTGTGTTTTCCCGAGGCTCGGACAGTGCCGGCGCTGATCTGGATAAGACGCAGGTGGGATTCTGGCCCTCGGCTGGAGAGGAGGAAGGCGGAGAGCCAGAGGAGGTGGAACCGGTGCCTCCTGTTCAGCCCCCACCACCTCGCAACTCCagctccagctgcagcagcagcagtcagTACAGCAGCTGCGATAGTGAGCCCTACACTAGTGCAGTGGAGGCCTCCTTCCACCACAGGCTGGCTTCAGTAGAAGAGGAGCAGGACACGGACACGGCACAGGACAGAAATCCTCGAGGGGCCCCCCGTCAGGAGATTGCACCAAGCTCCTTTTCAGAGCTAAAGACCACTTCAGCAGAGTTGGGAAATACACTAAGTAAATCTCCATCGCTTCAGGAAGTAAGCAGGCAGGGAAACTCCAATGAGAGTTGTTTGTTGGGTAATGGATCGGTGGTTTATGAGTTGGGTCAGAGCCCGTGCAGCCCCACTATGGCAACTGTTCCTGTTCAGAGGAGCATAACCTCTCCTATCCTCGACCAGGAGGAGGCAGCTTTGAGGGCAATGCTGAACGCCTGGATGTTATCCTCTAAAATTCCCCTGCGTGACCATGGAGCTGGGGTACAGGAAGGCATTGCAGACACTACCTCCGCAGACCCAACCGAAGTTGAAAGACACAGTTGCCCAGGGAAGGGCAATGAGCCGACGAGGGATGACCTGATCTCTCCGAGGCTTTGCTCTGCAAGCAAAGCCCTCCCTGCAGCAGAGGAAGAGCGCCCCCTAGTGCCAAGCCCCTTCGTAACGGGGAGGACCAAGTCCAGACAGAGCCGCTGTTTCCTCAGGACCAACAGCAGCTCCAGTGCCTCCCCTTCATCCTCCTCCCTTTTTGACGACACCTTACCCATACCTGTGCGGCTTTGTCGCCGCAACCCCAAGAGGCACGACGATAGCGCAGCTGCCAAAGGCGGCCCCAGGTCTTGTTCTGTGACTGATGGGAAAGAGGACAGTCTCCTAGTCGCTGCACTTCAAAGCACCCAAGATTGTCAGACCAACACTCCAGTGGGTGAAGGAAATCCGAGCAGTTTGGATCGAGGGGTCAGTCAGGCAGACACTGTGATTCTCTCGGGCAGTCTTGCGGACACTGTGATTCTCTCGGGCAGTCTTGTGGACACTGTGATTCTTGGAAAGAGCACTAATGGCTGTTCATCGGGTCCTCAGGAGGAGACGGCTCCTGAAGTGCTTCCAGGGGCAGAGGATTTCATGACTGATGATCTCTCGAGTTCAGGTGGAGAGGGGGTCAAGTCAGGACTCGGTCGGGATGGATGGTGGGTAGCAGATGAACGTCCGCGTCCTACAGAGAGGTGTCAAAGGCAGCAGTCTTGCATGACTGGTGACCTGGATTCCAGCAACCCTCAAGTGAAGCATACTTCGTCAACAGAGAAGCAGATGGCGTTTTTGTCCAGTCACAAATCCCCAGAGACGCAGAGGAGGGCACCATTAACACCAGGCTCTGGTTACACCCCCAGGTACAGCATCAGTCGGCTCTCTGCACGTCACCAAGCTGAGAGACTGGCGGATCTCTCCTATACTCCAGGGGGGCGGCCCCTGATGGTTGATGCAGATGAGCCCATAGAGTACCTCTACACTGATACAGAGCAGGGCCACACGTTGATAGAGTGCCATGTGCCTCCTACAGCCAACAGCACCCTAATCTCCAGTGAGGCCGAGTGCGATACAACCACCAGTGAAGACACGGTGTTATACAACTGGAGATCCTTTCAGGCCAGCCCAACCAAGGATAAGGAGAACCGCCTGCCCCAAAACGAGGTCTCCACTGAGATTCGTGGCCTGTCGGACAGAGAGCTTCGCCGCAGGCTCAAAGAACTGGGAGAGGACCCTGGTCCCATCAATAAAACCACCCGACCTCTGTATTTGCAGCAGCTGAAACGTTTGAAGAGTGACAGCTATGTGAGGCAACCCAAGAATAACCCAG GCTACAGCCAAGAGCTGGCCGTCAGCCTGCACACCTTCCAGCTGCCTGAGTGCCATGCAGATGAACTGGCCCTCTGTCAGCAGTTCGACCAGCCTGACCAGAACAGGAAGTGGCGAGAGGGGGTGGTCAAGTCCAGTTTCAATTACTTGCTGCTGGACCCGAG GGTGACAAAGAACCTGCCGGCACGCAGCCCCTCGCTGAGCCCCGCGGAGTGCTTCCGGGTCTTCGTCAGCGCCATCTTCTACGTGGGCAAGGGCAAGCGCTCCCGGCCCTACAGCCACCTGTACGAGGCGCTGGATTACTACAGGGGAGACAAGACGTCCAAG AAGCTTTGCTCCAAGGTGCAGCACATCCTCCAGGTCTGGGCCACCGGGCAGGGCGTGATCTCCCTGCACTGCTTCCAGAACGTCATCCCAGTGGAGGCTTATACCCGCGAGGCCTGCATGGTGGACGCCATCG GGTTGAAGATGCTGACCAATCAGAAGCGGGGAGACTATTATGGGGTGGTGGCGACGTGGCCCATGAAACGCAGGCGTGACCTGGGCGTGCGCCTGCTGCACCGCACCATGCAGATCTTCCTGGCCGAGGGCGAGAGGCAGCTGCGCCCCGCCGATCTCCGCGTGGGCAGGTGA